The Daucus carota subsp. sativus chromosome 7, DH1 v3.0, whole genome shotgun sequence genome window below encodes:
- the LOC108194210 gene encoding AT-hook motif nuclear-localized protein 19 isoform X1: MANPWWTGQVGLLPGIDPRASPLMLNNKTQHDLEMNNNNSGGDDEDERDNCDEPTEGAVVVGSRRPRGRPPGSKNRPKPPIIVTRDSPNSLRSHVMEIASGTDVAESIAQFARRRQRGVCVLSGSGSVANVTLRQPAAPGAVVALHGRFEILSLTGAFLPGPAPPGSTGLTVYLAGGQGQVVGGSVVGPLVAAGPVMVVAATFANATYERLPLEDDEEEGIVAGNSGGSPPDIGNSGGGGPHSGGYPDPSALPIYNLPPNLVPNGGQMSTHDAYAWAQASRPPY; this comes from the coding sequence ATGGCTAATCCGTGGTGGACTGGACAGGTAGGGTTGCTACCAGGAATCGATCCGAGGGCTTCTCCTCTGATGCTGAACAACAAAACGCAACACGATCTAGAAATGAATAACAATAACAGCGgtggtgatgatgaggatgagaGAGATAATTGCGATGAGCCTACGGAAGGAGCTGTTGTTGTGGGGTCTCGAAGACCAAGAGGCAGGCCTCCGGGTTCCAAGAATAGGCCAAAACCACCTATAATTGTGACACGTGACAGCCCTAATTCGCTTCGTAGCCATGTCATGGAGATCGCCAGTGGAACAGACGTGGCAGAGAGTATAGCTCAATTTGCACGGAGGCGACAGCGCGGCGTTTGTGTCCTGAGTGGCAGTGGATCCGTGGCTAACGTCACCCTACGGCAGCCAGCTGCCCCGGGGGCTGTAGTAGCCCTTCACGGAAGGTTCGAGATTCTGTCCCTGACCGGGGCCTTTCTGCCTGGACCCGCGCCTCCCGGGTCAACAGGCCTTACCGTGTACTTGGCTGGAGGACAAGGACAAGTCGTCGGAGGAAGTGTGGTGGGGCCACTTGTTGCAGCAGGACCTGTCATGGTAGTTGCTGCTACTTTTGCTAATGCAACTTACGAAAGATTACCACtagaagatgatgaagaagagggaatCGTAGCTGGAAATAGCGGTGGCTCACCGCCTGATATTGGAAATAGCGGTGGTGGAGGACCCCATTCAGGCGGCTATCCGGATCCTTCAGCTCTTCCAATTTATAATTTGCCACCTAATTTGGTACCTAATGGTGGCCAAATGAGCACTCATGATGCATATGCTTGGGCTCAAGCTTCTCGGCCGCCTTATTga
- the LOC108194210 gene encoding AT-hook motif nuclear-localized protein 19 isoform X2, translating into MLNNKTQHDLEMNNNNSGGDDEDERDNCDEPTEGAVVVGSRRPRGRPPGSKNRPKPPIIVTRDSPNSLRSHVMEIASGTDVAESIAQFARRRQRGVCVLSGSGSVANVTLRQPAAPGAVVALHGRFEILSLTGAFLPGPAPPGSTGLTVYLAGGQGQVVGGSVVGPLVAAGPVMVVAATFANATYERLPLEDDEEEGIVAGNSGGSPPDIGNSGGGGPHSGGYPDPSALPIYNLPPNLVPNGGQMSTHDAYAWAQASRPPY; encoded by the coding sequence ATGCTGAACAACAAAACGCAACACGATCTAGAAATGAATAACAATAACAGCGgtggtgatgatgaggatgagaGAGATAATTGCGATGAGCCTACGGAAGGAGCTGTTGTTGTGGGGTCTCGAAGACCAAGAGGCAGGCCTCCGGGTTCCAAGAATAGGCCAAAACCACCTATAATTGTGACACGTGACAGCCCTAATTCGCTTCGTAGCCATGTCATGGAGATCGCCAGTGGAACAGACGTGGCAGAGAGTATAGCTCAATTTGCACGGAGGCGACAGCGCGGCGTTTGTGTCCTGAGTGGCAGTGGATCCGTGGCTAACGTCACCCTACGGCAGCCAGCTGCCCCGGGGGCTGTAGTAGCCCTTCACGGAAGGTTCGAGATTCTGTCCCTGACCGGGGCCTTTCTGCCTGGACCCGCGCCTCCCGGGTCAACAGGCCTTACCGTGTACTTGGCTGGAGGACAAGGACAAGTCGTCGGAGGAAGTGTGGTGGGGCCACTTGTTGCAGCAGGACCTGTCATGGTAGTTGCTGCTACTTTTGCTAATGCAACTTACGAAAGATTACCACtagaagatgatgaagaagagggaatCGTAGCTGGAAATAGCGGTGGCTCACCGCCTGATATTGGAAATAGCGGTGGTGGAGGACCCCATTCAGGCGGCTATCCGGATCCTTCAGCTCTTCCAATTTATAATTTGCCACCTAATTTGGTACCTAATGGTGGCCAAATGAGCACTCATGATGCATATGCTTGGGCTCAAGCTTCTCGGCCGCCTTATTga
- the LOC108193905 gene encoding uncharacterized protein LOC108193905, with the protein MGFLSFFGRLLYASFFILSAWQMYNEFGDNGGPAAKVFAPMVSDFQRLVKSKLDISPTISDKDIVLFSLLSNGIGGLLFIFGSRIGAYLLMYNRVLAIASIWHGYYFNKGITKSDLEAIQADFLLNFALFGALMYFIGMKNLILSKQTRRKLVRPKTA; encoded by the exons ATGGGTTTCTTATCTTTCTTCGGAAGGCTTCTCTACGCCTCTTTTTTCATCCTTTCTGCTTGGCAAAT GTATAATGAATTTGGTGATAATGGTGGTCCAGCGGCGAAAGTATTTGCTCCCATGGTATCTGATTTTCAGAGACTTGTAAAGTCTAAGTTAGATATTTCTCCTACTATCAGT GACAAAGATATTGTCCTATTCTCTCTATTATCAAATGGAATTGGAGGTTTACTATTTATATTTGGCAGTCGAATCGGTGCTTATCTCTTG ATGTATAACCGGGTGCTTGCCATTGCTTCCATATGGCACGGGTACTACTTCAACAAGGGCATTACCAAGTCAGATTTGGAGGCAATACAGGCAGACTTTTTGCTG AATTTTGCACTTTTTGGCGCTTTGATGTATTTCATAGGCATGAAGAACTTAATTCTAAGCAAGCAAACTAGAAGGAAGCTCGTGAGACCAAAGACAGCTTAA